Proteins encoded together in one Penicillium digitatum chromosome 1, complete sequence window:
- a CDS encoding YeeE/YedE family integral membrane protein, with product MFTPIHTISGALLLFHGSSGLLIHNGAVFGISSLLSGCVFNPNRDNVPIIAGILTSIVPVYLLAPSLIPEYPAPPHSWASAAATLGVGFLSGWGTKNGRGCTSGHMLCGISRLSPRSLIATAIFFTTALLTAKFVEGGSDIPSCGSIPCYTPVYPSGSELSFMSAAALLAAITNFIVVPQKVRRSEESRVVYSYVAGLEFGLGLLISGMADPAKVLGFFALVTDPFRFDPSLALIILFGIGPSLFTFLAQKPGQVVEKGKPVAMPTLSEKWQLPTATMSDIDWRFFAGTATFGLAWGLKGVCPGPAILRTVLQPTWGLITMGGYMLGNLI from the exons ATGTTCACCCCCATTCATACCATATCGGGTGCACTACTATTATTCCACGGCTCATCCGGCCTGCTCATACACAACGGCGCCGTCTTCGGCATATCCTCTCTTTTATCTGGGTGTGTCTTCAACCCGAATCGTGACAATGTGCCCATCATCGCGGGTATCCTGACCAGCATTGTGCCGGTGTATTTGTTGGCACCATCACTGATCCCGGAGTATCCCGCACCACCACATTCCTGGGCTTCTGCTGCAGCAACTTTGGGAGTGGGCTTCCTATCGGGATGGGGGACAAAG AACGGTCGAGGCTGTACCTCCGGACACATGCTGTGTGGCATTTCACGTCTCTCGCCGCGCTCGTTAATCGCAACCGCCATCTTTTTCACAACTGCATTGCTCACGGCGAAATTTGTCGAGGGCGGATCCGATATTCCGTCTTGCGGTTCGATACCGTGCTATACACCAGTGTATCCATCTGGATCGGAGTTGAGCTTCATGTCTGCTGCTGCGCTATTGGCGGCTATCACAAACTTTATCGTCGTCCCGCAAAAGGTTCGTCGGTCGGAGGAATCTAGGGTTGTCTATTCCTATGTGGCAGGGTTGGAGTTTGGTCTGGGTCTCTTAATCTCTGGAATGGCGGACCCAGCCAAGGTACTCGGGTTCTTTGCCCTGGTGACTGACCCATTCCGATTTGATCCGTCGCTGGCACTGATCATTCTGTTTGGCATTGGGCCATCGCTGTTCACTTTCCTGGCTCAGAAACCTGGCCAAGTGGTCGAAAAGGGAAAGCCCGTTGCGATGCCTACTCTTTCCGAAAAATGGCAGCTTCCAACAGCCACGATGAGTGACATCGATTGGCGGTTCTTTGCAGGTACTGCGACGTTTGGACTAGCCTGGGGACTGAAAGGGGTCTGCCCAGGCCCTGCAATTTTGCGAACAGTCCTGCAACCAACTTGGGGACTGATCACGATGGGTGGTTACATGCTGGGCAACCTTATTTGA